A region from the Toxotes jaculatrix isolate fToxJac2 chromosome 2, fToxJac2.pri, whole genome shotgun sequence genome encodes:
- the LOC121191300 gene encoding thyrotropin subunit beta → MSLFVLKCMLLCALVGGTACACMLKNHTLWIERHDCAQCVAINTTICSGYCYTQDTNVKGRFGRTFLVQRSCVPLSLVYRAACVPGCPRDVNPKLYYPVARRCSCRHCDTRIHHCVGTSRTSYDQCSKTLGSVKNQSQSALET, encoded by the exons atgtctttgtttgtgttaaaaTGCATGCTGCTGTGTGCACTGGTGGGTGGGACGGCGTGTGCCTGTATGTTGAAGAATCATACCTTGTGGATTGAGAGGCACGATTGTGCCCAGTGTGTGGCTATCAACACTACCATCTGCAGTGGCTACTGTTACACACAG GACACCAATGTGAAGGGACGGTTTGGGAGGACTTTTCTGGTCCAGCGTAGCTGTGTGCCTCTCTCCCTGGTGTACCGAGCTGCCTGCGTTCCTGGCTGTCCTCGGGATGTCAACCCAAAGCTGTATTATCCTGTGGCCCGCCGTTGCAGCTGTAGGCACTGTGACACACGCATACACCACTGTGTTGGCACCAGCCGAACCTCTTATGACCAGTGCTCCAAGACACTTGGTAGTGTGAAGAACCAGAGCCAGTCTGCTTTGGAAACCTGA